One segment of Verrucomicrobiia bacterium DNA contains the following:
- the truA gene encoding tRNA pseudouridine(38-40) synthase TruA — MGTASKGSAKIASIQRLAADDLAKFKLVIAYDGSGYEGWQIQKIGTGVQEKVEQALAKLFASRPRVHSSSRTDTGVHALGMAAHFEVPRAQARLSVRKLMLALNAWLPQDIRVVRAVRTGKDFHARFNASGKQYRYFVWNHAAMNPLLRASAWHVPRSLDFKAMRLAAPLFIGKHDFQSFAANTGYARQSTVRNLRRCELRRAGPLLTFIIEADGFLYKMCRGIVGTLVQVGLGKFSAGEIPSMLAKRDRRVAGMTAPAHGLVLWKVFYKQHAHRPGRT; from the coding sequence ATGGGCACCGCATCAAAAGGCTCGGCCAAAATCGCCTCGATACAGCGCCTGGCGGCGGATGATTTGGCCAAATTTAAGCTGGTCATCGCGTATGACGGCTCGGGTTACGAGGGATGGCAGATACAAAAGATCGGCACAGGCGTGCAGGAAAAGGTCGAGCAGGCCCTGGCAAAGCTTTTTGCGAGCCGCCCTCGGGTGCACAGTTCGAGCCGCACCGATACCGGCGTGCACGCTTTGGGCATGGCCGCGCATTTTGAAGTCCCACGCGCCCAGGCCAGGCTCTCCGTGCGCAAACTGATGCTCGCTCTCAATGCCTGGCTGCCACAAGACATCCGGGTTGTGCGCGCCGTGCGGACCGGAAAGGATTTTCATGCCCGCTTCAACGCCAGCGGCAAGCAGTACCGATACTTCGTTTGGAATCATGCCGCAATGAACCCGTTGCTGCGCGCGAGTGCCTGGCACGTTCCGCGTTCGCTGGATTTCAAGGCAATGCGCCTGGCCGCCCCTCTCTTCATCGGCAAGCACGACTTTCAATCCTTTGCGGCAAATACCGGCTACGCCAGGCAATCCACCGTGCGCAACCTCCGCCGTTGCGAATTAAGGCGCGCGGGGCCTTTGCTCACTTTCATCATCGAAGCGGACGGCTTCCTCTACAAGATGTGCCGCGGAATAGTGGGAACCCTCGTTCAAGTAGGACTGGGGAAATTTTCTGCCGGCGAAATCCCGTCGATGTTGGCGAAACGGGACCGGCGCGTGGCAGGGATGACCGCCCCAGCGCATGGATTGGTTCTTTGGAAGGTGTTTTACAAACAACATGCACATCGTCCTGGTCGAACCTGA
- a CDS encoding tRNA (cytidine(34)-2'-O)-methyltransferase, producing MHIVLVEPEIPPNTGNIARLCAATHSVLDLIEPFGFKLDNAQLKRAGMDYWEHVQWHRWANWAAFASSLPEGAGLWFVESHGPRLYSEAQIAADDYLVFGRETAGLPGKLLEENRQRWLRIPMFNPKARSLNLSNCVALVLFEALRQQGFQGQL from the coding sequence ATGCACATCGTCCTGGTCGAACCTGAAATCCCTCCCAATACAGGCAATATCGCCCGGCTCTGCGCGGCGACGCACAGCGTCCTGGACCTGATCGAGCCGTTTGGATTCAAGCTCGATAACGCGCAGCTCAAACGGGCTGGAATGGACTACTGGGAGCATGTCCAGTGGCATCGCTGGGCAAACTGGGCGGCTTTTGCATCGAGCTTGCCGGAAGGCGCAGGTCTCTGGTTTGTGGAATCCCATGGGCCGCGCCTGTACAGCGAGGCACAAATCGCTGCAGATGATTATCTCGTGTTTGGCCGCGAGACGGCAGGATTGCCGGGAAAATTACTCGAAGAAAACCGCCAGCGCTGGCTGCGCATTCCGATGTTCAATCCCAAAGCTCGTTCACTAAATCTTTCCAATTGTGTGGCCCTGGTCCTCTTTGAGGCCCTGCGCCAACAGGGCTTCCAAGGCCAACTATAG
- a CDS encoding heparinase II/III family protein: MNRRAFVRTGAGAAAMLFVPSSWSAEARLFRLATAAPQQAVPSLSVPEATQILSTLKAVHPRLLISKESVEHLKIQIASDPLLRQWHKTLIKKAQDILLEEPSRYEIPDGLRLLDTSRRVVSRVYTLALAYRLDGDRRYAERAWRELAAAAAFKDWNPRHFLDTAEMTHAFAIGYDWLYDVWTPEQRETICQSIVEKGFQPALKVYRANNWWASARHNWNQVCNGGIGMGALAVGDVEPQVAGEVLHFSLKSLPLAMSEFAPDGAWKEGPGYWNYATSYNVVFLAGLQTALGTDFGLSKLPGFSDTGLFPLYLTGPLRRTFNYADGGDGAIRAPQMFWLARQFNRPVYADYERQLAAPAPLDLVWFYSPGDAQAPGLPLDKYFRNAKVVTLRSDWHDWKAWFVGFKGGDNKANHSHLDLGTFVFDALGARWAVDLGADNYNLPGYFDFAKRRWTYYRLRAEGHNTLVINPGAGPDQVLAASSPIERFDPRPDRPFAIADLSRAYQGAARKVRRGISLERGNTLLIQDEIQADKPAEVWWFMHTPANVEIEKDGRRAILRQKGEELEAGLLSPANATFEVMDAAPLPESPHPVKQAKNNVRKLAIHLTGVTESRLAVRLAASSQNARSNSNAPLVPLSEW, encoded by the coding sequence ATGAATCGACGCGCCTTTGTGCGAACCGGCGCCGGGGCCGCGGCCATGCTCTTTGTCCCCTCCTCCTGGTCCGCCGAAGCTCGCCTATTCAGGCTTGCTACCGCAGCTCCACAACAGGCCGTCCCTTCACTTTCCGTTCCCGAAGCCACTCAAATCCTTAGTACTCTAAAAGCCGTTCACCCACGGCTTTTGATCTCAAAAGAATCGGTTGAACATCTCAAAATCCAAATCGCCTCTGACCCTCTGCTGCGGCAATGGCACAAAACCCTCATCAAAAAGGCCCAGGACATTCTGCTCGAAGAACCCTCGCGCTATGAAATCCCCGATGGCTTGCGGCTGCTGGACACCAGCCGCCGAGTGGTCAGCCGGGTTTACACTTTGGCCCTGGCCTACCGGCTTGATGGCGATCGGCGCTACGCCGAACGCGCTTGGCGCGAACTGGCCGCCGCCGCTGCGTTTAAGGACTGGAACCCGCGCCACTTCCTGGATACGGCCGAGATGACCCATGCGTTCGCGATTGGTTATGATTGGCTTTACGATGTCTGGACTCCGGAACAGCGAGAAACAATCTGCCAATCGATAGTCGAGAAGGGGTTCCAACCCGCTTTAAAGGTCTATCGCGCCAATAACTGGTGGGCCAGCGCGCGGCATAATTGGAACCAGGTCTGCAACGGCGGCATCGGCATGGGGGCACTGGCCGTCGGCGATGTCGAACCGCAGGTCGCGGGCGAGGTCCTTCACTTTTCCCTCAAATCCTTGCCGCTCGCTATGAGCGAGTTTGCCCCGGACGGCGCCTGGAAAGAGGGACCCGGTTATTGGAATTACGCAACATCTTATAATGTGGTGTTTCTTGCCGGATTACAGACAGCCCTCGGAACCGACTTTGGTCTCTCGAAGCTGCCAGGTTTCAGCGACACCGGCCTCTTTCCGCTCTATCTCACCGGGCCGTTGCGGCGCACGTTCAACTATGCAGATGGGGGTGATGGCGCCATTCGCGCCCCGCAGATGTTCTGGCTGGCCCGTCAATTTAACAGGCCTGTGTATGCCGATTACGAGCGTCAGTTGGCTGCCCCGGCTCCCCTGGACCTGGTCTGGTTTTATTCACCCGGCGACGCCCAGGCGCCCGGGCTGCCCCTTGATAAGTATTTCCGGAATGCAAAGGTCGTTACATTGCGAAGCGATTGGCACGATTGGAAGGCCTGGTTCGTCGGCTTCAAAGGCGGTGATAATAAAGCCAACCATAGCCACCTGGATTTGGGCACCTTCGTCTTTGACGCCTTGGGGGCGCGGTGGGCTGTCGATTTGGGCGCGGATAATTATAATCTCCCCGGTTACTTCGATTTCGCCAAAAGACGATGGACCTACTATCGGCTGCGCGCTGAAGGGCATAACACCCTGGTCATCAACCCCGGCGCGGGACCGGACCAGGTCCTCGCCGCCAGCTCGCCCATCGAGCGCTTTGACCCCAGACCGGACCGCCCGTTTGCCATCGCCGACCTGAGCCGAGCTTATCAGGGCGCCGCGCGCAAAGTGCGGCGCGGGATTTCCCTCGAGCGAGGCAATACACTGCTCATTCAGGACGAGATTCAAGCTGACAAACCCGCTGAGGTTTGGTGGTTCATGCATACCCCCGCAAACGTCGAGATAGAAAAGGATGGCCGCCGCGCCATCCTTCGGCAAAAGGGCGAAGAACTCGAAGCCGGCCTCCTCTCGCCGGCGAATGCCACGTTTGAGGTCATGGATGCCGCCCCTTTGCCGGAGTCGCCGCACCCGGTGAAACAGGCCAAAAACAATGTCAGGAAACTCGCCATCCACCTCACGGGCGTCACCGAGTCACGCCTGGCCGTGCGCCTGGCGGCTTCCTCCCAAAATGCGCGATCTAATTCAAACGCGCCCCTCGTGCCCCTGTCAGAATGGTGA